The DNA window GAACAGCCGGACCTCCTCGTCGAATACGCGTTCGACGACGTCACCGAAACCGAACGCCTCGCCCGCCACCTGTCGGGATCCACCTTCTACCTGAGCCAGATGGTGCCCATGCCCTACGGCCAGGTGGCGCGTACCGGGCCGGCCGCTAAGATCGAGGCCCTGTTCGTCCGCGAATACATCCGCCAGAAACACGCCCTGCCGCGCGCCATGCAGGGAACGCAGACGATGGGCGGTTATACGGACGTATTCCTGACCGGCATCGCCGGCCCCATCGTGTACGCGGACGTCGAGAGCCTCTACCCGTCGATCATGCTCAACTACGACGTCCGCCCCCGCCAGGACTCGCTGCGTGTCTTCCCCGAGCTGCTGCGCCGCCTGACGGGTCTGCGCCTCGAGGCCAAACGCGGCGTAAAAAGCGCCGCCACCGAAGAAGCCCGCAGCGAACTCGACGCCCGGCAGAACTCCTACAAGATCCTCATCAACTCGTTCTACGGCAACCTGGGCTTCAGCCTGGCCGCGTTTAACGACTTCGACGAAGCGGACCGCGTGGCGCGCATCGGGCAGCAACTGCTCCGGCGCATCATCGCCGCCATCGGAGCGGCCGGCGGGAAGGTGATCGAAGTGGACACGGACGGCGTGTTGTTCGTCCCGCCGGCGGACGTCCAGGGCGAAGCCGCCGAGCGGGCGCTGGTCGATACGCTCAGCGCGGCCATGCCGGAGGGCATCCGGATCGGCTACGACGGCCGGTATCAGAAGATGTTGTCGTATAAAAAGAAAAACTACGCCCTGCTCACCTACGACGGCCGGCTCAAATTCAAGGGCTCGTCGCTGGTCTCCCGGTCGAGCGAGCGGTTCGGGCGCCGATTCGTGCGCGAAGCCATCCAGTTGCTGCTCAACGAGGATCTCGCGGCCCTCCATGTGTTGTATCTGGCCACGAGAGAGCGAATTCTGGCGCATGAATGGGAGGATGTGGACAGCTTCTCGAAGACCGAAACGCTGAAGGAAACCGTCGATCGGTACGTCGCGGATGTGCGGGCGGGCAAGCGGACCCGCGCCGCGGCCTACGAGTTGGCGATTCGCCGAGCGGAGGAGACCGGGCAGCCTATGCGCAAGGGGGACCGCATCAGTTTCTACATCGCCGGCATCGGTAGCCAGATCACCTCGTTCTCCGAAGCCCGTCTGGCTTCCCAGTGGAATCCCGAAGCACCGGACGAAAACACCGCCTATTATCTAAAACGTCTCGACGAGTTCGCGCGCAAGTTCGAGCCGTTTTTCTCCGATCACGACTTCCGGCTCATCTTCTCCCCCGAAGACCTATTCGGCTTCGATGCCTCCCCGATCCGCATTGTATCCACCGAGACGCCTCCGGCGGCGTTCGAACAGGATGAGACGGTTACGCTTCGGCGGGAATCCATCGACTGAGGGCCGCCCGGAGCGTTTCGCTTTTGACCGGCTTGGCTACCTAGTCGTCCATGCCGGCCTCCAGGTAGGCCGCCTGATCCCCTGACATCACATTGGCCGTCATCGCGATGATCACCGGCTGGCGGTCGGCATCGAAGCGGCTGCGAATGGCGCGCGAACTCGTCGAGACGTTTTAGATAATAGGCGGTGTTTTCGTCCGGTGCTTCGGGATTCCACTGGGAAGCCAGGCGGGCTTCGGAGAACGAGTTGATGTGGCTACCGATGCCGGCGAAGGCAGAAATCGCGTATTCGATCGTCCCATCGGAGTTATAGACCGGCGCGGCCCAGGAATGTACGCGAACGACCGGCAGGTTTTCGACCGGGTAATTCGTTTTTGAATCGCGAACGAAGAGCTTGAACCGCTCGGTCAATAACTCCAGCGCAAAATCCTCGCGTGTCATGCCGCAGATGGTTTTGGCCATCTTGTTGACGTAATACGTGC is part of the Rhodothermales bacterium genome and encodes:
- a CDS encoding DNA polymerase domain-containing protein, whose product is MISETVSNTGSTTGTNTSSDVALYGADSTPRLVAVHPIGLDQSTPARVVLYTRTADGQRIETDEAPLYPFFFVSDIELLAGFPQARYRSQPLAGPNPYRHLVVFQSWAAYRDALRHAERMAAQAGVAHPLYLVPNPSQQYLIQTGRTLFKAMGFDDLHRLQLDIEVYSSHGFPQATRPEDEIILIALSDNRGWRHMVDRRTLTEQEMLLAMVALIQERDPDVIEGHNIFAFDFAYIMQRCVLHRVPLAIGRDGRPPRVFPSSIRFAERAIDFPALEIAGRHVVDTYFLVMAFDVIKRDLPGYGLKAAAKYFGFAGPDRTYIAGDDISRVWREQPDLLVEYAFDDVTETERLARHLSGSTFYLSQMVPMPYGQVARTGPAAKIEALFVREYIRQKHALPRAMQGTQTMGGYTDVFLTGIAGPIVYADVESLYPSIMLNYDVRPRQDSLRVFPELLRRLTGLRLEAKRGVKSAATEEARSELDARQNSYKILINSFYGNLGFSLAAFNDFDEADRVARIGQQLLRRIIAAIGAAGGKVIEVDTDGVLFVPPADVQGEAAERALVDTLSAAMPEGIRIGYDGRYQKMLSYKKKNYALLTYDGRLKFKGSSLVSRSSERFGRRFVREAIQLLLNEDLAALHVLYLATRERILAHEWEDVDSFSKTETLKETVDRYVADVRAGKRTRAAAYELAIRRAEETGQPMRKGDRISFYIAGIGSQITSFSEARLASQWNPEAPDENTAYYLKRLDEFARKFEPFFSDHDFRLIFSPEDLFGFDASPIRIVSTETPPAAFEQDETVTLRRESID